A genomic segment from Bosea sp. OAE506 encodes:
- the prmC gene encoding peptide chain release factor N(5)-glutamine methyltransferase: MRRQLVRRLTEAGLDNAALEARWLVEQVAGATADPSLPIAPEGMARLEDFTMRRLSGEPLWRVIGEREFWGLPFRLSPETLEPRPDSETLIEAALALLGPRRTEPLAILDLGTGTGCLLIAMLDECPAAQGLGLDLSPGACETARANALANGVGGRCEIRQGRWTQGLDGRFDLILSNPPYIPSREIAGLAREVREHDPLLALDGGIDGLEPYRIFALTLGEHLAPGGLLVLEIGAGQEADVVALMREAGWVARATRHDLGGHPRALIFALH; this comes from the coding sequence GTGCGGCGTCAGCTTGTGCGGAGGCTGACGGAGGCCGGCCTCGACAATGCCGCGCTCGAGGCGCGCTGGCTCGTCGAGCAGGTCGCAGGCGCCACAGCCGATCCCTCGCTGCCGATCGCGCCCGAGGGCATGGCGCGTCTCGAAGACTTCACGATGCGCCGGCTCTCTGGCGAGCCGCTCTGGCGGGTCATCGGCGAGCGCGAGTTCTGGGGCCTGCCGTTCCGCCTGTCGCCGGAGACGCTGGAACCTCGGCCCGACAGCGAGACGCTGATCGAGGCTGCTCTCGCGCTGTTGGGGCCGCGCCGAACCGAGCCGCTGGCCATCCTCGACCTCGGAACGGGTACAGGCTGTCTGCTCATCGCCATGCTCGACGAATGCCCTGCCGCTCAAGGTCTGGGGCTCGATCTCTCGCCCGGCGCCTGCGAGACGGCCCGCGCCAATGCGCTGGCCAATGGTGTCGGCGGGCGCTGCGAGATTCGCCAGGGCCGATGGACGCAAGGGCTCGACGGCCGCTTCGACCTCATCCTGTCCAACCCGCCCTATATCCCCAGCCGCGAGATCGCCGGGCTCGCCCGCGAAGTGCGCGAGCACGATCCGTTGCTCGCGCTGGACGGCGGCATCGACGGGTTGGAGCCCTATCGCATCTTCGCGCTGACCCTCGGCGAGCATCTGGCGCCCGGCGGCCTACTCGTGCTGGAGATCGGGGCGGGGCAGGAGGCGGACGTGGTCGCGCTCATGCGCGAGGCAGGCTGGGTCGCGCGTGCAACGCGGCACGATCTCGGAGGTCATCCGCGCGCGCTGATCTTCGCCCTCCACTGA